In one window of Pseudomonadota bacterium DNA:
- a CDS encoding methyltransferase domain-containing protein: MSETDPLDVPVEIGFDPTTNVVKTEASSDGESMMTDHERIKKALMLNLENDRINRFYNEWSEDYDADVTDERYAGPITIADMAARLYPTATSSDKTHPETVDTARVLDAGCGTGLVGVALHQVGFRRLTGVDLSQNMVDLAARTNVYETLCGDIDLTQNISTQVSTATGLPTEQSDQFDLTVCVGVFTLGHVPVNVLDSLLSITRPGGLVLATVREEYYEAHGFEAHCDALIAAGDATHIESTWGRYVSEDHALYVALRAAGQPGGLRGI, translated from the coding sequence GTGTCTGAGACCGACCCGTTAGACGTTCCTGTCGAAATAGGGTTTGACCCGACAACGAATGTTGTTAAAACGGAGGCATCATCCGATGGCGAGAGCATGATGACCGACCACGAACGCATAAAAAAAGCGTTGATGTTGAATCTGGAAAATGACCGTATCAATCGCTTTTACAACGAATGGTCTGAGGACTATGACGCGGATGTCACCGATGAACGTTATGCCGGTCCAATCACCATCGCCGACATGGCGGCTCGGCTGTACCCCACTGCCACGTCGTCGGACAAGACGCATCCTGAAACCGTCGATACCGCTCGCGTCCTTGACGCAGGATGTGGAACCGGTTTGGTAGGTGTTGCCCTCCACCAGGTGGGATTCCGCCGCCTCACAGGTGTCGACCTTAGCCAAAACATGGTCGACTTGGCCGCCCGAACCAACGTATATGAAACGTTGTGTGGTGATATCGATTTGACTCAGAACATCAGCACACAGGTGAGCACCGCAACCGGATTGCCAACGGAACAGAGCGATCAGTTTGATCTAACCGTTTGCGTTGGCGTGTTCACCTTAGGCCACGTGCCGGTTAACGTGTTGGATAGTTTGCTGTCGATTACGCGACCGGGCGGGCTTGTTCTTGCGACGGTTCGAGAAGAGTACTATGAGGCCCATGGTTTCGAGGCCCATTGCGACGCACTGATCGCAGCCGGTGACGCGACGCATATCGAGTCAACTTGGGGGCGCTATGTCTCGGAGGATCACGCGCTCTATGTAGCGCTGAGGGCCGCAGGCCAACCCGGAGGCCTTCGTGGAATTTAA
- a CDS encoding BCCT family transporter yields MIKQSSTSEAVSDRYETSHVTGEHNIKVAGLDIHNPVFLISGVGVVLFVFFTLLFNEQAAEFFKGLRPMVTSRFDWVFMGAANLFFLIAIGLVFSPYGNIRLGGADTQPRYGYISWVAMLFAAGIGIGIMFYAVLEPMNHFIALSGSAEEAARAAPLGLALGTGDEAQRLAMAATLYHWAFHPWAIYAMVGLALAFFCYNKNLPMVIRSAFYPLLGERVWGWPGHVIDIFAVFATLFGLATSLGYGAEQAGGGLNYVYDAPTGQFSNLVVVIVITVMALISVLRGLDGGIKRLSEINMAMAVILGVFVLLIGPTGDILLDIAKNVWAYLTYLVPLSRWSGREDLGYMHDWTTFYWSWWIAFSPFVGMFIARISLGRTVRQFVIGCILAPSFIFVVWMTVFGSFAFDQYLVDGYQGVVNAVKDWQPELSLFKFLDELPFAKITSTIGIVLVLVFFVTSMDSGSLILDTMTAGGKTKTPVVQRIFWCVFLGLLGIALLLGGGLASLQSLSLTMGLPFCLIIVAMCVSLLMGLHNEWRDTHPK; encoded by the coding sequence TTGATAAAACAATCATCCACGTCTGAAGCGGTCAGCGACCGCTATGAGACCTCGCATGTCACGGGCGAGCACAACATTAAGGTGGCCGGTCTCGATATCCACAATCCGGTTTTCTTGATATCGGGTGTGGGTGTGGTGCTATTCGTTTTCTTCACATTGTTGTTCAACGAACAGGCGGCTGAATTTTTCAAAGGGCTTCGGCCGATGGTCACGTCGCGCTTCGACTGGGTGTTCATGGGCGCAGCGAACCTGTTTTTCCTAATTGCAATTGGTCTTGTGTTTTCCCCCTACGGCAACATTCGTCTGGGCGGTGCCGATACACAGCCTCGCTACGGCTATATTAGTTGGGTAGCCATGTTGTTCGCCGCGGGAATCGGTATCGGCATCATGTTTTATGCCGTACTCGAGCCAATGAACCATTTTATCGCGCTGTCGGGTTCGGCTGAGGAAGCGGCCCGCGCTGCACCGCTCGGCCTGGCCCTTGGCACCGGCGACGAAGCGCAGCGTCTTGCGATGGCCGCCACACTCTATCACTGGGCGTTTCACCCCTGGGCTATTTACGCCATGGTGGGATTAGCGCTTGCCTTTTTTTGTTACAACAAAAATTTGCCGATGGTCATTCGCTCTGCGTTCTACCCGCTGCTTGGAGAACGGGTGTGGGGCTGGCCCGGACACGTGATCGATATTTTTGCCGTCTTTGCCACTCTATTTGGTCTTGCTACGTCGTTGGGCTATGGCGCGGAGCAGGCCGGTGGCGGCTTAAACTATGTGTACGACGCGCCAACTGGGCAGTTTAGCAATCTGGTTGTCGTGATCGTGATCACGGTAATGGCATTAATCTCAGTACTGCGTGGTCTTGACGGTGGCATTAAACGGCTTAGCGAAATCAATATGGCCATGGCGGTTATTCTGGGCGTGTTCGTATTGTTAATCGGCCCCACGGGCGACATCCTGCTTGATATTGCTAAAAACGTGTGGGCTTATCTAACCTATTTGGTTCCGCTGAGTCGCTGGAGCGGTCGCGAAGACCTTGGCTACATGCACGACTGGACGACTTTTTACTGGTCGTGGTGGATCGCCTTCTCACCGTTTGTGGGGATGTTTATCGCGCGCATTTCGCTGGGCCGAACGGTGCGCCAGTTTGTGATTGGCTGCATTCTCGCGCCGTCCTTCATCTTTGTCGTGTGGATGACGGTGTTTGGTAGTTTTGCCTTTGATCAATATCTGGTGGATGGCTACCAGGGTGTGGTCAATGCGGTCAAAGACTGGCAGCCTGAGTTGTCGCTGTTTAAGTTCCTCGATGAATTGCCGTTTGCCAAAATCACATCGACCATCGGCATCGTGCTGGTGCTTGTGTTCTTTGTGACGTCGATGGATTCGGGCTCCTTGATTCTCGATACCATGACGGCGGGCGGCAAAACTAAGACCCCCGTGGTTCAGCGCATTTTTTGGTGTGTGTTTTTGGGCTTGCTCGGTATCGCGCTGCTTCTGGGTGGTGGCCTCGCCTCATTACAGAGTTTGAGCCTGACCATGGGCCTGCCGTTTTGCCTGATTATCGTCGCGATGTGCGTGAGCCTTCTCATGGGGCTGCACAACGAGTGGCGTGACACCCATCCAAAATAA
- a CDS encoding TlpA disulfide reductase family protein, with amino-acid sequence MTSKSLLLSLLLAVMIASAPTALGDTPTTPRWVLNTLDGEAINLGERIQQPGNRIMVFWATWCPFCKQLMPILVDIKRDYPDLEVLSFNVFDDLAPQDYASRANWPFIHILGGDEFARVHGVKGLPTLFLINGQGKMVLDLREVDTSGADGNASNQTKAAHYAPKWDRGLRDALDQMNWD; translated from the coding sequence ATGACTTCAAAATCGTTGTTACTTTCGCTCCTACTCGCGGTGATGATCGCGTCTGCCCCGACCGCTCTGGGCGACACGCCGACTACACCGCGTTGGGTGCTCAATACGCTCGACGGCGAGGCGATCAATCTTGGGGAACGGATCCAACAACCGGGCAATCGCATCATGGTCTTTTGGGCGACCTGGTGTCCGTTTTGCAAACAGCTCATGCCCATCCTGGTGGACATTAAACGAGACTACCCCGATCTTGAAGTGCTCTCATTCAATGTGTTCGACGATCTCGCGCCGCAAGACTACGCCAGCCGGGCCAACTGGCCGTTCATACACATTCTGGGTGGTGATGAGTTTGCCCGTGTTCATGGCGTAAAAGGCCTACCCACGCTGTTTCTGATAAACGGACAGGGCAAGATGGTGCTGGATCTGCGCGAGGTAGACACCAGCGGCGCCGACGGTAATGCGTCAAACCAAACCAAAGCCGCTCACTATGCGCCAAAATGGGACCGCGGCTTGCGCGACGCGCTTGACCAGATGAACTGGGACTAG
- a CDS encoding TIGR00730 family Rossman fold protein, giving the protein MTTMNVCVFCGSSDGRAPSYKHAAAELGHALAQRNNQLVYGGASVGLMGSVADAALAENGKVIGVLPQSLADRELAHPGLTELHIVDSMHTRKARMAELADCFIALPGGIGTLEEVFEVWTWAQLGFHNKPLGLLNLNGYYDDLIRFLDHVTAEHFVATSQRDRLLVDQTPAGLLSQLETNA; this is encoded by the coding sequence GTGACCACTATGAATGTGTGTGTATTTTGCGGCTCCAGTGATGGTCGCGCACCCAGCTATAAACACGCCGCCGCCGAACTGGGTCATGCCCTCGCCCAACGTAACAATCAGCTGGTGTACGGCGGCGCCTCTGTCGGGCTGATGGGCTCGGTCGCCGACGCGGCGCTCGCTGAAAATGGCAAGGTGATTGGGGTCTTGCCCCAATCGCTTGCCGACCGCGAGCTCGCGCATCCGGGATTAACCGAGCTGCACATCGTCGACTCCATGCACACGCGCAAAGCGCGCATGGCCGAGTTGGCGGACTGCTTCATCGCATTGCCCGGCGGGATTGGCACGCTTGAGGAAGTGTTTGAAGTATGGACATGGGCTCAGCTTGGGTTCCATAACAAGCCGCTGGGGCTTCTCAACCTCAACGGCTATTACGACGATCTGATTCGTTTTCTCGATCACGTGACCGCCGAGCACTTTGTGGCCACGTCGCAGCGCGATCGGCTACTGGTCGATCAGACACCGGCGGGACTGCTCAGCCAGCTCGAAACTAACGCGTGA
- a CDS encoding FAD-dependent oxidoreductase codes for MESHAKVVVIGGGVVGCSILFHLAKYGWKDVVLLERSELTSGSSWHAAGQFHTISSDPNVSRMQGYTIGLYRELEETSGQSVGLHTPGQVYLASTPERMDYLKQERAKARYLGLELEFISLDETVEMNPLIDKSQYIGALFDPVDGHIDPSGVTWAYAKSARHYGAKYYRNTPVIETNQRADGSWDVVTPNGTINAEMIVNAAGLWAREVGHLAGIELPVQPMEHHYLITEDIPEIVAHGKEVIAGVDYEANIYFRQEHQGLLLGTYEEPATPWMVNGTPQHFGHELLQDDLDRVANRLELAFERIPALGRAGIKTVVNGPFTFGPDGNPMIGPVPGLKNYWCAVGVMAGFCQAGGVGLSLAEWMMDGEPSLDIWAMDIARFGEFATREYGTIKSSENYERRFLLAFPNEELPAMRRQKTTALYDRLIARGAVMGASFGLEHALWFAPSPEDAFEEPTFRRSNAFEHVAREVDNVRNNVGAIEIANFGKHAFSGPGAAAFLDHILAAKLPNVGRLTLSPMLTPKGKLYGDLTIARLADDHFYVLGSGSAQEMHRRWFEAHLPEEGVHYQNASDALHGIAIAGPHARTLLSQISRDDVSADALRFCDVRSTTVGGVPVILARVSFSGELGYEMYCAPQYQLKLYEEIEAAGKDLGLGWYGNRALMSMRLEKNWGAWGLDFRHDFSAAESGLDAFIDFGKSFIGSDAAIKERETGPARRLVTLTVDSHDIDCHRDEAVYHNDECVGFVSSGGYAHHVQKSMAMAYIPSELLASGAALEVEILGERYATQVQDTPLYDPTGSRMRS; via the coding sequence ATGGAATCTCATGCAAAGGTGGTCGTTATTGGCGGCGGCGTAGTCGGCTGTTCAATTTTATTTCACCTTGCCAAATACGGCTGGAAAGACGTGGTGTTGCTCGAACGGTCCGAACTCACTTCGGGTTCTTCCTGGCACGCCGCGGGGCAATTCCACACGATCAGCAGCGACCCAAATGTATCGCGTATGCAGGGCTATACCATTGGACTTTATCGCGAGCTGGAAGAAACGTCGGGCCAATCGGTCGGACTGCACACACCCGGTCAAGTGTATCTGGCCTCCACACCCGAACGCATGGACTACCTCAAACAGGAACGGGCCAAAGCGCGCTACCTCGGCTTGGAGCTCGAGTTTATTTCGCTAGACGAAACCGTCGAGATGAATCCACTCATTGACAAGAGCCAGTACATAGGCGCGTTGTTTGATCCGGTCGACGGTCATATCGATCCATCCGGAGTGACCTGGGCTTACGCCAAATCGGCGCGTCACTACGGCGCAAAGTACTATCGCAACACGCCGGTAATCGAGACCAATCAACGTGCGGATGGAAGCTGGGATGTGGTGACACCCAATGGCACGATCAACGCCGAGATGATCGTCAACGCAGCCGGTTTATGGGCGCGCGAAGTCGGACACCTCGCCGGTATCGAATTGCCGGTGCAACCCATGGAACACCATTACCTCATTACCGAGGACATTCCCGAGATTGTGGCACACGGCAAAGAGGTGATCGCGGGCGTCGATTACGAGGCCAACATCTATTTTCGGCAAGAACATCAAGGTTTGCTGCTCGGTACTTATGAAGAACCCGCGACACCCTGGATGGTCAACGGTACGCCTCAACACTTTGGTCATGAATTGCTGCAAGACGATCTCGATCGTGTCGCCAACCGTCTCGAGCTTGCCTTCGAACGTATACCAGCGCTTGGGCGCGCTGGCATCAAAACCGTGGTTAACGGGCCATTTACATTCGGCCCAGACGGCAACCCCATGATCGGGCCGGTGCCTGGACTGAAAAACTACTGGTGCGCGGTTGGGGTCATGGCCGGTTTTTGCCAAGCCGGCGGCGTCGGGTTGAGCCTTGCAGAATGGATGATGGACGGCGAACCGTCGCTCGATATTTGGGCGATGGATATCGCGCGATTCGGGGAATTTGCCACGCGCGAATACGGCACAATCAAGTCCTCTGAAAATTATGAACGTCGCTTCTTGCTCGCCTTTCCAAACGAGGAACTGCCCGCGATGCGGCGTCAAAAAACCACCGCGCTGTACGACCGTCTGATCGCACGTGGCGCAGTCATGGGCGCAAGTTTCGGTCTCGAACACGCGCTCTGGTTTGCCCCCTCTCCCGAAGACGCCTTCGAAGAACCCACCTTCCGGCGTTCAAACGCGTTCGAACACGTCGCCCGTGAGGTAGACAATGTACGCAACAATGTCGGCGCCATCGAGATTGCCAACTTTGGCAAACATGCGTTTAGCGGCCCAGGTGCCGCAGCGTTTCTCGATCATATACTCGCGGCAAAACTTCCTAACGTGGGCCGCCTTACACTGAGCCCAATGCTCACACCCAAGGGCAAGCTGTATGGCGATCTCACCATCGCCCGCCTTGCTGACGATCACTTCTACGTATTGGGTTCCGGATCGGCGCAAGAAATGCATCGTCGATGGTTCGAAGCGCATCTCCCCGAAGAAGGCGTGCACTACCAAAATGCCTCTGACGCGCTTCACGGAATTGCCATTGCCGGACCGCATGCCCGGACATTACTGAGCCAAATTTCGCGAGATGACGTCTCCGCCGACGCCCTGCGGTTTTGCGATGTGCGCTCAACAACGGTCGGCGGCGTGCCGGTCATTCTCGCCCGCGTTTCGTTTTCCGGAGAGCTGGGTTACGAGATGTACTGCGCACCGCAATATCAACTTAAGCTTTACGAAGAAATAGAGGCGGCCGGCAAAGACCTCGGTCTGGGTTGGTACGGCAATCGCGCTCTCATGTCGATGCGACTGGAAAAGAACTGGGGTGCCTGGGGACTCGACTTTCGACATGATTTTTCGGCGGCAGAGTCGGGCCTCGACGCCTTTATCGACTTTGGTAAGTCATTCATCGGCTCAGATGCGGCAATCAAGGAACGCGAGACAGGGCCTGCGCGTCGACTTGTAACGCTCACGGTCGACAGTCACGACATTGACTGCCACCGAGATGAAGCGGTATATCATAACGATGAGTGCGTGGGTTTTGTTTCATCCGGCGGCTACGCACACCACGTTCAGAAAAGCATGGCGATGGCGTATATCCCAAGTGAGCTGTTAGCGTCCGGCGCCGCACTGGAAGTTGAGATTCTCGGCGAGCGATATGCCACTCAGGTCCAGGACACCCCTCTCTACGACCCCACTGGCTCGCGCATGCGGAGCTGA
- a CDS encoding trimethylamine methyltransferase family protein, which yields MARRGSSRRARRERPASQNSTAPAYITRKIPYYDFLGDEALERIEQQADWLLEHVGVEFRDDAHALALWKEAGAEIDGVRVRMPDGMARTLCQTIPKQFTQIARDPKHNVKIGERHTVFAPNYGSPFVRDLDEGRRYGTLNDFQNLVKLVYRAKWLHHSGGTVVEPCDVPVNKRHLDMVYAHMRYSTKPFLGSITQKDRAEESIAMTRILFGDDVVDNNCCIMGNVNANSPLMFDKVATEAIQVYCENNQGIIVAPFILGGAMGPVTTAAAVAQALAEGMAAGAYSQLVRPGAPFVLGNFLSSMSLKSGAPTFGMPEPVTSNYAIGQLARRLGVPLRCGGSLTASKLCDAQAAYESADSMHSTALGGANYVLHSAGWLEGGLTVGYEKLMLDVDRLGGLQRMLTAGLATDDNALAADAYEEVDPGNHFLGCSHTMRNYETAFYDAELSDSESFEQWSETGSKEAVQRANERVKRELNEYEAPPIDDAIDDALRDYIARTKASRDDAWY from the coding sequence ATGGCCAGAAGAGGATCATCACGCCGCGCCCGACGCGAACGTCCTGCATCGCAAAATAGCACGGCGCCCGCATACATTACGCGCAAGATCCCCTACTACGACTTTCTGGGCGACGAAGCCCTCGAGCGCATCGAACAGCAGGCGGACTGGTTACTCGAACACGTTGGGGTCGAGTTTCGCGATGATGCCCATGCGTTGGCACTGTGGAAAGAAGCCGGTGCGGAGATTGATGGCGTACGTGTCCGAATGCCCGACGGCATGGCGCGAACGCTGTGTCAGACGATTCCCAAGCAGTTCACGCAAATAGCGCGCGATCCCAAACACAACGTGAAGATTGGTGAACGTCACACGGTGTTTGCGCCGAACTACGGCTCGCCATTCGTTCGCGATCTCGATGAGGGCCGACGCTACGGCACCCTCAACGATTTTCAAAATTTGGTCAAACTGGTCTATCGGGCCAAATGGTTGCACCACTCCGGTGGCACCGTCGTCGAACCCTGCGATGTGCCGGTCAACAAACGTCATCTCGATATGGTGTATGCGCACATGCGCTACTCAACCAAACCGTTTCTCGGATCCATTACACAAAAAGACCGGGCGGAAGAATCGATTGCCATGACGCGCATCCTGTTTGGTGATGATGTCGTTGACAACAACTGTTGCATCATGGGAAACGTCAACGCCAACTCGCCACTTATGTTCGATAAAGTCGCTACCGAGGCCATTCAGGTTTACTGCGAGAACAATCAAGGCATCATTGTCGCGCCATTCATACTCGGTGGCGCTATGGGACCGGTAACAACCGCTGCAGCGGTTGCCCAGGCACTGGCCGAAGGCATGGCTGCCGGCGCATACAGCCAGCTTGTTCGACCCGGCGCACCGTTTGTCCTCGGCAATTTTTTATCGTCGATGAGTTTAAAGTCCGGCGCGCCAACCTTTGGCATGCCTGAACCGGTCACGTCTAACTATGCCATCGGCCAGCTCGCTCGACGCCTCGGCGTGCCGTTACGCTGCGGCGGCTCGCTCACCGCGTCGAAACTCTGCGATGCGCAGGCGGCTTACGAAAGCGCAGACAGTATGCACTCGACCGCTCTAGGCGGGGCCAACTACGTACTGCATTCAGCCGGATGGCTGGAAGGTGGACTCACCGTTGGCTACGAAAAACTCATGCTCGATGTGGACCGACTGGGTGGACTTCAACGCATGCTCACTGCTGGACTGGCCACCGACGACAATGCACTGGCGGCCGACGCCTATGAAGAAGTGGACCCGGGCAATCACTTTCTCGGCTGCAGCCACACGATGCGCAACTACGAAACCGCCTTTTACGACGCGGAACTGTCTGACTCGGAGAGCTTTGAACAATGGTCAGAGACGGGCAGCAAAGAGGCGGTGCAACGCGCCAACGAACGCGTAAAACGTGAGCTCAACGAATACGAAGCGCCACCGATTGATGACGCGATCGATGACGCACTGCGCGACTATATCGCCCGAACCAAAGCCAGCCGCGATGACGCCTGGTATTAG
- a CDS encoding phytanoyl-CoA dioxygenase family protein encodes MNASDPELARRYFDQGFVHPIDLMTDIEVEGHYARLLGYERHNGPLHYRVKPYLVFSSAYEIATHPNLLDAVEQVLGPDILLWDASFIVKEPDSKGFISWHQDMTYWGLEADSDDDLVSAWVALTPAMQMNGCMQFVRGSHRGPRLEHKDTYDENNLLHRGQEIENQFDESLVTHLEMQPGQASLHHGWAVHSSNPNASHTRRVALAINYVRPNVRQTVTDGESATLVRGEDRYGHFRHEPTCGEDNLPENVAFQLEVERLKREVYSNA; translated from the coding sequence ATGAACGCATCCGACCCCGAGCTTGCACGCCGCTATTTCGATCAGGGTTTTGTCCATCCCATCGACTTGATGACGGATATCGAAGTGGAGGGGCACTATGCCAGGCTGCTGGGATACGAGCGCCACAATGGCCCCTTGCACTATCGAGTCAAGCCCTATCTTGTGTTTTCATCTGCCTATGAGATTGCGACGCACCCGAATTTGCTTGATGCGGTCGAGCAGGTTCTGGGTCCTGATATTCTTCTTTGGGATGCATCGTTCATTGTGAAAGAGCCGGATAGCAAGGGATTTATTAGCTGGCATCAAGACATGACCTATTGGGGACTCGAAGCGGACAGCGACGATGATCTGGTCAGTGCATGGGTGGCGTTAACACCGGCCATGCAAATGAACGGTTGCATGCAGTTTGTGCGCGGGTCTCATCGGGGTCCGCGACTCGAGCATAAAGATACCTACGACGAAAATAACTTGTTGCATCGAGGTCAAGAAATTGAGAACCAGTTCGATGAGTCGCTGGTCACTCATCTTGAGATGCAGCCTGGACAAGCGTCGTTACACCACGGTTGGGCCGTGCACTCGTCGAATCCCAACGCATCGCACACTCGGCGTGTGGCTTTGGCGATCAACTATGTACGACCGAACGTACGGCAAACGGTGACAGACGGGGAGTCTGCGACGCTCGTGCGAGGCGAGGACCGGTATGGGCACTTTCGCCATGAGCCGACGTGCGGGGAAGACAACCTGCCGGAGAACGTGGCGTTTCAATTGGAAGTCGAGCGATTAAAACGCGAGGTTTACAGCAACGCGTAA
- a CDS encoding BCCT family transporter, producing MSGISQSKTSASHAEPTIDWSVFVPTFIMVALLGGALIGFQDASNQWVADAVSFIKTNLSWLYLLIGLGALFFCGWLAFGPYGGMKLGADDEQPEFTTPHWVAMMFTAGIGAGLIVWGFAEPIYYIQTPPFGITPHSDLAFEWAHVYPLFHWGVIPWAVYAVPAIPIAYLLYRRRESHLRISHTLSDSFPGAKHPAIASFIDILIMLGILGGTATSLGLGVPLVSSFLSALTGMEDSVTLKFIVLFGYTLIFGASAYRGLKKGIKVLADINMVLAIIMMLFILLIGPTVFILSLSVNSLGMFFDNFWRMSLWTDPITQSGFPEDWTVFYWAWWIAFAAFIGLFFGRISRGRTIRQVVLGIIGLGSLGTTFFLLIAGGYSLHLEQSGALAVSEVLSEHGLSYTVTAVLSQLPFGKLTLLAFFILALIFYATTLDSAAYVLASVSSKDLRNDQEPPRANRLIWAFALAFFTAGLIKAGSLSIVQSMTIVFSLPIIPILVLMSLSLVKWLRADPYRQ from the coding sequence GTGAGCGGTATCTCTCAATCCAAGACGTCGGCGTCGCACGCCGAACCCACGATCGATTGGAGCGTTTTCGTTCCAACGTTCATCATGGTCGCCCTGCTGGGTGGCGCGTTGATCGGTTTTCAGGACGCCTCGAATCAGTGGGTGGCCGATGCCGTGAGCTTCATTAAAACCAATCTGAGTTGGCTCTACTTGCTCATCGGATTGGGCGCGCTGTTTTTTTGCGGTTGGCTGGCGTTTGGCCCCTATGGCGGTATGAAGTTGGGGGCGGATGACGAGCAGCCCGAATTTACCACACCGCACTGGGTAGCCATGATGTTTACGGCGGGTATTGGTGCTGGGTTAATTGTCTGGGGATTTGCTGAGCCCATCTACTATATCCAAACGCCACCGTTTGGCATTACACCCCACTCGGATTTGGCGTTCGAATGGGCGCACGTTTACCCGCTTTTTCATTGGGGCGTGATTCCATGGGCCGTTTATGCCGTGCCGGCTATCCCGATCGCGTATCTGCTCTACCGTCGGCGCGAATCGCATCTTCGCATTAGCCATACGTTGAGCGATTCGTTCCCCGGTGCGAAGCATCCGGCCATCGCGTCCTTTATCGATATTCTGATCATGCTGGGCATATTGGGCGGCACCGCCACGTCGCTTGGGCTGGGCGTGCCGCTCGTTTCATCATTCCTTTCGGCGCTAACGGGTATGGAAGATTCCGTGACGCTCAAATTCATCGTGCTGTTCGGCTATACGCTAATCTTCGGTGCCAGCGCTTATCGCGGATTGAAAAAAGGCATCAAGGTGCTTGCCGATATCAATATGGTGTTAGCGATCATCATGATGCTGTTCATTTTGTTGATCGGCCCCACCGTGTTCATCCTATCGTTAAGTGTCAATAGCCTCGGCATGTTTTTCGACAACTTCTGGCGCATGAGTTTGTGGACTGATCCAATTACACAGAGCGGTTTTCCGGAAGATTGGACCGTGTTCTATTGGGCCTGGTGGATTGCTTTCGCGGCCTTTATCGGTTTGTTCTTTGGCCGGATCTCGCGCGGGCGCACCATTCGGCAGGTGGTTTTGGGAATTATTGGATTGGGTAGCCTCGGTACCACGTTCTTTTTGCTCATCGCCGGCGGCTATTCCCTGCATCTTGAGCAATCGGGTGCACTGGCGGTCAGTGAGGTGCTATCCGAGCATGGCTTGTCGTATACGGTAACCGCTGTGTTGTCACAGTTGCCCTTTGGCAAACTCACATTACTGGCGTTTTTTATTTTGGCGCTCATTTTTTACGCGACCACGCTGGATTCAGCGGCGTATGTGTTGGCCAGTGTGTCGTCAAAAGATTTGCGTAACGATCAGGAGCCGCCGCGCGCGAACCGCTTGATTTGGGCTTTCGCGCTGGCCTTCTTTACGGCCGGACTCATCAAGGCGGGCAGCCTCAGTATTGTGCAGTCCATGACGATCGTCTTCTCGCTGCCGATTATTCCGATTTTGGTGCTGATGAGTCTGTCGCTTGTCAAATGGTTGCGCGCTGATCCGTATCGTCAATAG